One genomic window of Branchiostoma lanceolatum isolate klBraLanc5 chromosome 5, klBraLanc5.hap2, whole genome shotgun sequence includes the following:
- the LOC136434755 gene encoding cyclic nucleotide-gated channel beta-3-like has product MSAHPKVEVWLNSPGSFMTGEAPDESMDLWRDEPDMSPLTWMDASGEARNQRDVGSVSTMSSSGQYLQLPSVPVPINTPSIASFRSNDDGREHSHPSFSPPPSLRLNSLEDPVNSNPAFSIQDFDKEYDGYSFCRSKMSSSSDDTPHTAGPNSLGSTSITKRHLLNVPSLVQSTGSRHHGAMSVASSCPSWGDESRIPSPRLEELTGDEPWYRLDLPPSRLSSISDGSMWSVRPYLSKDHPAFGRLKSLFERLTERTRQAKDQIVQPPTPSTSAESLNSDDEDRQRLSFSSLTKPLPAGHQQEEETEPTVISLLKWQVRLPQIIPRTMDPLESRLYMTWLVIVASAFTYNAWTIFLRQSFPFQTETNYPVWLFFDYLCDLIYLLDIVVFRHRVRFIEKGDMVYDGKKTRQHYMKSRDFKLDLASLAPFDLLYLQVGLNYPILRLPRLLKIRVFWEFTDRAESVLKSANIFRIVKTTGYMLFMIHLDACMYYKVSDYQGLGSSQWVYSGSGNSYIRCYYWATRTLLSIGGIPTPTNDFEYLIMLCNWLLGVFVFAMIIAQIRDAIGTANKAKAEFRRRMDSVVTYMTRFNIPKPVQDRVRQWYTYTWNKARMLDEMELLNQLPVKMRTDLAIQVHMGTLSKVKLFQDCDRQFLRDLVLKLKPVLYLPGDVVCRKGEIGREMYIVNEGSVQVVGGASGRTVLATLKVGSYFGEISLLAVGGGNRRTADVVSPGFTTLFVLDKKDLNESIKDYPQVQEVLKHKAKKLLKKSAKRDEVEEKKGTKQVSLVQDALVLVPNDEPRQDTPKLFQTVVQVAKQKGLASKILTYPRKRRGKVSPFSKDDWPVSTRNSSSTDQSKQTIVPTASPSFMDSDPDDDYSTAQSDDDFENRQRPAKNKVPPRQRTQNSNLDTYSDILSSGFLRTSPLPPIDHRIGGRRHSEIPKRATVEAVVMEKQKSLPLPSISCELDDADLGDTEGE; this is encoded by the exons CAACACTCCGTCTATTGCCAGCTTCCGCAGCAACGATGATG GTCGAGAACACAGTCACCCAAGCTTCAGCCCTCCTCCAAGCCTTCGTTTGAACTCCTTGGAGGACCCCGTAAACAGCAACCCGGCCTTCAGCATCCAAGACTTTGACAAGGAATATGATGGGTACAGCTTTTGCAGATCAAAAATGTCCTCGTCCAGCGATGATACACCGCATACCGCAgggccaaactcccttggcag TACCAGCATCACCAAGCGCCATCTCCTGAACGTTCCGTCGCTGGTCCAGTCCACGGGGTCGCGGCACCATGGGGCCATGAGCGTGGCCAGCTCCTGCCCGTCGTGGGGGGACGAGAGTCGCATTCCGTCCCCGCGACTGGAGGAGCTGACGGGAGACGAGCCGTGGTACCGCCTGGACCTCCCGCCCAGCCGGCTGTCCTCCATCAGCGATGGCAGCATGTGGAGCGTACg GCCATACCTGTCAAAAGACCATCCTGCCTTTGGAAGACTGAAGTCGTTGTTTGAGCGTCTGACTGAACGAACGCGTCAAGCAAAGGACCAGATAGtccagccccccaccccctccacctCAGCAGAGAGTCTCAACAGTG ATGATGAAGACAGACAGCGCCTCTCGTTCTCCTCCCTGACGAAACCGCTGCCGGCGGGGCACCAGCAGGAGGAGGAGACTGAGCCGACGGTGATCTCCCTCCTGAAGTGGCAGGTCCGGCTTCCTCAGATCATTCCTCGCACAATGGACCCCCTGGAAA GTCGTCTCTACATGACTTGGTTGGTGATCGTGGCCTCGGCCTTCACCTACAACGCCTGGACCATCTTCCTGCGCCAGTCCTTCCCGTTCCAAACTGAGACGAACTACCCCGTCTGGCTGTTCTTCGACTACCTCTGCGACCTGATCTACCTTCTGGACATCGTGGTGTTCCGACATCGCGTCCGGTTCATTGAGAAGGGAGACATGGTG TATGATGGGAAGAAGACGAGACAGCACTACATGAAGTCACGAGACTTTAAG CTGGACCTGGCATCATTGGCCCCGTTTGATCTGTTATACCTGCAAGTTGGTCTGAACTACCCCATCCTCAGGCTCCCAAGACTGCTCAag ATCCGTGTGTTCTGGGAGTTTACTGACAGGGCAgagagtgtcttaaaatctgcaAACATCTTCCG CATAGTGAAGACCACAGGGTACATGCTGTTCATGATACACCTGGACGCTTGCATGTACTACAAAGTGTCGGACTACCAGGGACTGGGGTCCAGCCAATGGGTCTACAGTGGGTCCGGCAACAG TTATATCCGCTGTTATTACTGGGCCACTCGAACCCTGCTGTCCATAGGAGGcatccccacccccaccaaTGACTTTGAGTACCTCATCATGCTGTGTAACTGGCTCTTGGGGGTCTTTGTGTTTGCCATGATCATTGCACAG ATCCGAGATGCCATTGGGACTGCCAACAAGGCCAAGGCAGAGTTCCGGCGCAGGATGGACAGCGTAGTGACGTACATGACCCGCTTCAACATCCCCAAACCTGTGCAGGACCGCGTGCGACAGTGGTACACCTACACATGGAACAAGGCTCGCATGCTGG ATGAGATGGAGCTGTTGAACCAGCTGCCTGTGAAGATGCGGACTGACCTTGCCATCCAGGTGCACATGGGCACCCTCAGCAAGGTCAAACTTTTCCAG GACTGTGACCGCCAGTTCCTACGGGACCTGGTGCTGAAGCTGAAGCCTGTGCTCTACCTCCCTGGGGACGTCGTCTGTCGGAAG gGTGAGATAGGCAGGGAGATGTACATTGTGAATGAAGGGTCCGTACAGGTGGTGGGAGGAGCCAGCGGACGCACCGTGCTGGCAACACTCAAAGTGGGCAGTTACTTTGGAGAGATCAG TTTGCTGGCGGTTGGTGGAGGAAACAGGCGGACTGCCGACGTGGTGTCCCCCGGCTTCACCACCCTGTTTGTGCTGGATAAGAAGGACCTGAACGAGTCCATCAAGGACTACCCACAGGTGCAGGAGGTGCTCAAGCACAAGGCAAA GAAACTGCTGAAGAAGAGCGCTAAACGGGATGAGGTTGAAGAGAAGAAGGGTACCAAACAGGTGTCACTTGTCCAAGATGCTCTGGTCCTGGTCCCCAACGATGAACCAAGACAGGACACCCCCAAACTGTTCCAGACGGTGGTGCAGGTGGCCAAACAGAAGGGCCTGGCATCCAAGATACTGACATATCCGAGGAAACGGAGAGGAAAAGTCAG TCCCTTTTCAAAAGATGATTGGCCCGTGTCCACCAGAAACAGCTCCAGCACTGATCAGTCTAAACAAACCATCGTTCCCACGGCCAGTCCGAGCTTTATGGACAGTGACCCTGATGATGACTACTCCACCGCCCAGTCTGATGATGACTTTGAAAACAGACAAAGACCTGCCAAGAACAAG GTGCCCCCAAGACAGCGGACCCAGAACAGTAATCTGGACACATACTCAGACATTTTGTCCAGCGGTTTTCTTAGGACCAGTCCCTTGCCTCCTATTGATCATCGAATAGGTGGACGGCG GCACTCGGAAATCCCAAAGAGGGCGACAGTTGAGGCCGTTGTGATGGAGAAACAGAAGAGTCTGCCGCTGCCCAGCATCTCCTGCGAGTTGGACGATGCAGATTTGGGGGACACAGAGGGGGAGTGA
- the LOC136434756 gene encoding retinol dehydrogenase 13-like isoform X1 has product MGGGPSRRCRGGICRSEAKLDGKTVIITGSNTGIGKVTAKDMARRGARVIMACRDLTKAEAAATEIRLETGNESVVVEKLDLASLASVREFTTKINQQEGQLDILINNAGIMYCPPWKTADGFEMQFGTNHLGHFLLTNLLLDKIKASAPSRIVVVSSLAHESGRMYFDDVNLTNNYGPNRAYCQSKLANVLFANELARRLEGTDVIVNSLHPGVIETELQRNMAEGCGCTYTCCKCCFWCMVRSFGKSQWEGAQTTIHCAVDEQIEGSGLYFSDCVPKQPAPQGRDDVAAKRLWDLSEEMVGLKKD; this is encoded by the exons GTCCAAGCAGGAGATGTCGTGGCGGCATCTGCCGCAGCGAGGCGAAACTGGATGGAAAGACTGTCATCATCACAGGGTCAAACACCGGCATTGGCAAGGTCACTGCCAAGGACATGGCcaggagag GTGCAAGGGTGATCATGGCCTGCCGTGACCTCACCAAGGCGGAGGCCGCCGCCACAGAGATTCGCCTGGAGACCGGGAACGAGAGCGTGGTGGTGGAGAAGCTGGACCTGGCATCGCTCGCCTCCGTTCGGGAATTCACTACCAAGATCAACCAGCAGGAGGGACAACTGGACATCTTGATCAACAATGCCG GTATCATGTACTGTCCTCCCTGGAAGACTGCGGACGGTTTCGAGATGCAGTTTGGCACGAACCACCTCGGCCACTTCCTCCTCACCAACCTCCTCCTGGACAAGATCAAGGCCTCCGCCCCGAGCCGCATCGTCGTGGTGTCCTCTCTTGCCCACGAGTCAGGGAGGATGTACTTCGATGACGTCAATCTGACCAACAACTACGGACCAAACAGAGCCTACTGTCAGAGCAAGCTCGCTAATGTGCTGTTTGCTAACGAGCTGGCCAGGAGGTTAGAAG GAACTGACGTGATCGTGAACTCCCTCCACCCGGGCGTCATCGAGACCGAGCTGCAGCGGAACATGGCGGAGGGCTGCGGGTGCACGTACACCTGCTGCAAGTGCTGCTTCTGGTGCATGGTGCGGTCCTTCGGCAAGTCGCAGTGGGAGGGAGCGCAGACAACCATCCACTGCGCCGTCGATGAACAGATAGAGGGATCCGGACTCTACTTCTC TGACTGTGTGCCGAAGCAGCCTGCCCCCCAGGGGAGAGACGACGTGGCCGCCAAACGACTGTGGGACCTCAGCGAGGAAATGGTCGGACTCAAGAAGGACTGA
- the LOC136434756 gene encoding retinol dehydrogenase 13-like isoform X2: MARRGARVIMACRDLTKAEAAATEIRLETGNESVVVEKLDLASLASVREFTTKINQQEGQLDILINNAGIMYCPPWKTADGFEMQFGTNHLGHFLLTNLLLDKIKASAPSRIVVVSSLAHESGRMYFDDVNLTNNYGPNRAYCQSKLANVLFANELARRLEGTDVIVNSLHPGVIETELQRNMAEGCGCTYTCCKCCFWCMVRSFGKSQWEGAQTTIHCAVDEQIEGSGLYFSDCVPKQPAPQGRDDVAAKRLWDLSEEMVGLKKD, translated from the exons ATGGCcaggagag GTGCAAGGGTGATCATGGCCTGCCGTGACCTCACCAAGGCGGAGGCCGCCGCCACAGAGATTCGCCTGGAGACCGGGAACGAGAGCGTGGTGGTGGAGAAGCTGGACCTGGCATCGCTCGCCTCCGTTCGGGAATTCACTACCAAGATCAACCAGCAGGAGGGACAACTGGACATCTTGATCAACAATGCCG GTATCATGTACTGTCCTCCCTGGAAGACTGCGGACGGTTTCGAGATGCAGTTTGGCACGAACCACCTCGGCCACTTCCTCCTCACCAACCTCCTCCTGGACAAGATCAAGGCCTCCGCCCCGAGCCGCATCGTCGTGGTGTCCTCTCTTGCCCACGAGTCAGGGAGGATGTACTTCGATGACGTCAATCTGACCAACAACTACGGACCAAACAGAGCCTACTGTCAGAGCAAGCTCGCTAATGTGCTGTTTGCTAACGAGCTGGCCAGGAGGTTAGAAG GAACTGACGTGATCGTGAACTCCCTCCACCCGGGCGTCATCGAGACCGAGCTGCAGCGGAACATGGCGGAGGGCTGCGGGTGCACGTACACCTGCTGCAAGTGCTGCTTCTGGTGCATGGTGCGGTCCTTCGGCAAGTCGCAGTGGGAGGGAGCGCAGACAACCATCCACTGCGCCGTCGATGAACAGATAGAGGGATCCGGACTCTACTTCTC TGACTGTGTGCCGAAGCAGCCTGCCCCCCAGGGGAGAGACGACGTGGCCGCCAAACGACTGTGGGACCTCAGCGAGGAAATGGTCGGACTCAAGAAGGACTGA